In a single window of the Elaeis guineensis isolate ETL-2024a chromosome 4, EG11, whole genome shotgun sequence genome:
- the LOC105044047 gene encoding probable L-ascorbate peroxidase 4, peroxisomal isoform X3, with amino-acid sequence MAEPVVDAEYLKEIEKARRDLRALISSKNCAPIMLRLAWHDAGTYDKKTKTGGPNGSIRMEEEYSHGSNAGLKIAIDLLEPVKAKHPKITYADLYQLAGVVAVEVTGGPTIDFVPGRKDSSQCPEEGRLPDAKKGVSHLREVFYRMGLSDKDIVALSGGHTLGRAHLERTGFEGAWTKDPLHFDNTYYVELLEGDKEGRLKLPTDKALLGDPIFRRFVELYAKSRSIV; translated from the exons ATGGCGGAGCCGGTGGTGGACGCGGAGTACCTGAAGGAGATCGAGAAGGCCCGCAGAGACCTCCGAGCCCTCATCTCCAGCAAGAACTGTGCCCCCATTATGCTCCGCCTCGC ATGGCATGATGCTGGCACTTATGATAAAAAGACAAAAACCGGTGGTCCAAATGGTTCCATTAGGATGGAGGAAGAGTATAGCCATGGTTCAAATGCTGGTTTGAAAATAGCGATAGACCTTTTGG AGCCAGTGAAAGCAAAGCATCCAAAGATTACATATGCAGACCTTTATCAG CTTGCTGGAGTTGTTGCTGTTGAAGTGACGGGTGGGCCGACCATTGACTTTGTCCCTGGAAGAAAG gactcgtcacaatgcccAGAAgaaggaaggcttccagatgCTAAGAAAG GGGTATCTCATTTGAGGGAAGTGTTTTACCGAATGGGTTTGTCAGACAAAGATATTGTGGCACTATCTGGTGGCCATACTCTG GGAAGGGCTCATCTTGAGAGAACAGGATTTGAAGGTGCTTGGACAAAGGATCCTCTCCACTTTGACAACACCTACTATGT AGAACTACTGGAAGGGGATAAGGAGGGCCGCCTCAAGCTTCCCACAGACAAGGCTCTCTTAGGGGATCCTATATTTCGACGTTTTGTTGAGCTATATGCAAAG
- the LOC105044047 gene encoding probable L-ascorbate peroxidase 4, peroxisomal isoform X2, whose amino-acid sequence MAEPVVDAEYLKEIEKARRDLRALISSKNCAPIMLRLAWHDAGTYDKKTKTGGPNGSIRMEEEYSHGSNAGLKIAIDLLEPVKAKHPKITYADLYQLAGVVAVEVTGGPTIDFVPGRKDSSQCPEEGRLPDAKKGVSHLREVFYRMGLSDKDIVALSGGHTLGRAHLERTGFEGAWTKDPLHFDNTYYVELLEGDKEGRLKLPTDKALLGDPIFRRFVELYAKMKGQRQSLRVSLDFLPP is encoded by the exons ATGGCGGAGCCGGTGGTGGACGCGGAGTACCTGAAGGAGATCGAGAAGGCCCGCAGAGACCTCCGAGCCCTCATCTCCAGCAAGAACTGTGCCCCCATTATGCTCCGCCTCGC ATGGCATGATGCTGGCACTTATGATAAAAAGACAAAAACCGGTGGTCCAAATGGTTCCATTAGGATGGAGGAAGAGTATAGCCATGGTTCAAATGCTGGTTTGAAAATAGCGATAGACCTTTTGG AGCCAGTGAAAGCAAAGCATCCAAAGATTACATATGCAGACCTTTATCAG CTTGCTGGAGTTGTTGCTGTTGAAGTGACGGGTGGGCCGACCATTGACTTTGTCCCTGGAAGAAAG gactcgtcacaatgcccAGAAgaaggaaggcttccagatgCTAAGAAAG GGGTATCTCATTTGAGGGAAGTGTTTTACCGAATGGGTTTGTCAGACAAAGATATTGTGGCACTATCTGGTGGCCATACTCTG GGAAGGGCTCATCTTGAGAGAACAGGATTTGAAGGTGCTTGGACAAAGGATCCTCTCCACTTTGACAACACCTACTATGT AGAACTACTGGAAGGGGATAAGGAGGGCCGCCTCAAGCTTCCCACAGACAAGGCTCTCTTAGGGGATCCTATATTTCGACGTTTTGTTGAGCTATATGCAAAG
- the LOC105044047 gene encoding probable L-ascorbate peroxidase 4, peroxisomal isoform X1 — translation MAEPVVDAEYLKEIEKARRDLRALISSKNCAPIMLRLAWHDAGTYDKKTKTGGPNGSIRMEEEYSHGSNAGLKIAIDLLEPVKAKHPKITYADLYQLAGVVAVEVTGGPTIDFVPGRKDSSQCPEEGRLPDAKKGVSHLREVFYRMGLSDKDIVALSGGHTLGRAHLERTGFEGAWTKDPLHFDNTYYVELLEGDKEGRLKLPTDKALLGDPIFRRFVELYAKDEDAFFKDYAESHKKLSELGFTPPRIRLVKAILVRGAVAIAVAAAVVILSYLYEIKKKME, via the exons ATGGCGGAGCCGGTGGTGGACGCGGAGTACCTGAAGGAGATCGAGAAGGCCCGCAGAGACCTCCGAGCCCTCATCTCCAGCAAGAACTGTGCCCCCATTATGCTCCGCCTCGC ATGGCATGATGCTGGCACTTATGATAAAAAGACAAAAACCGGTGGTCCAAATGGTTCCATTAGGATGGAGGAAGAGTATAGCCATGGTTCAAATGCTGGTTTGAAAATAGCGATAGACCTTTTGG AGCCAGTGAAAGCAAAGCATCCAAAGATTACATATGCAGACCTTTATCAG CTTGCTGGAGTTGTTGCTGTTGAAGTGACGGGTGGGCCGACCATTGACTTTGTCCCTGGAAGAAAG gactcgtcacaatgcccAGAAgaaggaaggcttccagatgCTAAGAAAG GGGTATCTCATTTGAGGGAAGTGTTTTACCGAATGGGTTTGTCAGACAAAGATATTGTGGCACTATCTGGTGGCCATACTCTG GGAAGGGCTCATCTTGAGAGAACAGGATTTGAAGGTGCTTGGACAAAGGATCCTCTCCACTTTGACAACACCTACTATGT AGAACTACTGGAAGGGGATAAGGAGGGCCGCCTCAAGCTTCCCACAGACAAGGCTCTCTTAGGGGATCCTATATTTCGACGTTTTGTTGAGCTATATGCAAAG GATGAAGATGCATTTTTTAAGGACTATGCAGAATCACACAAGAAATTGTCCGAGCTAGGCTTTACTCCACCTCGCATCCGTTTGGTTAAGGCTATACTAGTACGAGGTGCTGTTGCTATTGCAGTTGCTGCTGCAGTGGTCATTCTGAGTTACTTATatgaaattaaaaagaaaatggaGTGA